A genomic region of Solanum dulcamara chromosome 2, daSolDulc1.2, whole genome shotgun sequence contains the following coding sequences:
- the LOC129881114 gene encoding L-ascorbate oxidase homolog, with the protein MNKQLISFVLLLLFSCLVNVHGEDPYLTFEWNVTYGTSSPLGVPQQVILINGQFPGPKINCTSNNNIIVNVFNQLDEPLLITWKGIQQRKNSWQDGNPGTNCPIPTGKNFTYHFQVKDQIGTYYYHPTTALHRSVGGYGPITIYSRALIPVPFDAPADDFTVLVSDWYTKSHKTLKGLLDTGRSLGRPEGIVINGKSGKGDGKDEPMFTMVKGKTYRFRFCNVGMKDTINVRIQRHTMKLVEMEGSHTVQNLYELIDVHLGQCLSVLVTADQDPKDYFIVASSRFTKEPRVATATIRYANGNGPASPELGEAPEGWEWSLNQFNSFRWNLTASAARPNPQGSYHYGQINITRTIRLVSTSGVIDGKRRYAINGVSHRDPETPIKLAQYYGVEDKVFKYGLCKDEYIPPSGNEIITIAPNVVNATYRNFVEIILENHEKTVQSRHLDGYNFFAVAIVPGRWKPEMRQNYNLLDAVSRSTIQVYPNSWAAIMITLDNAGLWNLRSNSLERQYLGHQLYFSVLPPNKSLKDEYNMPDNDVLCGLIKDLPHPKPYSI; encoded by the exons atgaatAAACAATTAATAAGTTTTGTTCttcttttgttattttcatGTTTGGTTAATGTACACGGAGAGGATCCTTACCTGACTTTCGAGTGGAATGTTACTTATGGTACTAGTTCTCCACTTGGTGTGCCACAACAAGTCATTTTGATCAATGGTCAATTCCCCGGACCTAAAATCAATTGCACATCAAACAACAACATTATTGTCAATGTGTTCAATCAATTGGATGAACCACTCCTTATAACATGGAAAGGGATCCAACAAAGGAAGAATTCGTGGCAAGATGGTAACCCAGGGACGAATTGTCCAATCCCTACTGGAAAAAATTTTACTTATCATTTTCAGGTTAAAGATCAAATCGGTACCTATTACTACCACCCTACTACAGCGTTACATAGGTCAGTTGGAGGGTATGGTCCCATAACTATATATAGTCGCGCTTTGATCCCTGTCCCATTTGATGCCCCAGCTGATGATTTCACCGTTCTCGTGAGTGATTGGTAcactaaaagtcataaaacattgAAAGGCCTTTTAGACACCGGACGTTCACTTGGAAGGCCAGAAGGGATTGTTATTAATGGTAAAAGCGGAAAAGGTGATGGCAAGGATGAGCCTATGTTTACAATGGTCAAGGGTAAGACGTATAGGTTTAGGTTTTGCAACGTCGGGATGAAGGATACTATCAATGTTAGAATCCAAAGACATACAATGAAACTTGTAGAGATGGAAGGATCTCACACAGTTCAAAACTTGTATGAATTGATTGATGTTCATTTGGGTCAATGCTTATCAGTCTTGGTCACTGCTGATCAAGACCCTAAGGACTATTTCATTGTGGCTTCTTCACGTTTTACCAAAGAACCACGTGTCGCCACCGCCACCATCCGTTATGCCAACG GTAACGGCCCCGCCTCTCCGGAATTGGGAGAAGCCCCGGAAGGATGGGAATGGTCACTCAACCAATTCAACTCCTTCCGTTGGAATTTAACCGCGAGTGCAGCTAGACCTAACCCGCAAGGTAGTTACCACTACGGACAAATCAATATCACACGTACCATAAGGTTAGTGAGCACGTCCGGCGTTATCGATGGGAAACGTCGTTATGCCATCAACGGCGTCTCGCACAGGGATCCTGAGACACCTATTAAGTTGGCTCAATACTATGGTGTTGAGGACAAGGTGTTCAAATATGGCCTATGTAAGGATGAGTATATACCACCAAGTGGAAATGAAATAATCACAATTGCACCTAATGTGGTTAATGCTACATATCGCAATTTTGTGGAAATTATACTTGAAAACCATGAGAAGACTGTTCAATCTCGGCATTTGGATGGTTACAACTTCTTTGCTGTTGC GATTGTACCGGGGAGATGGAAGCCAGAGATGAGACAAAACTACAACTTACTTGATGCAGTGAGTAGGAGCACAATCCAAGTATACCCAAACTCATGGGCTGCAATTATGATAACTCTTGACAATGCTGGGCTTTGGAATTTAAGGTCCAATTCACTTGAAAGACAATATTTGGGCCATCAACTCTATTTTAGTGTTCTTCCACCAAACAAATCTTTGAAAGATGAGTACAACATGCCTGATAATGATGTATTGTGTGGACTCATCAAGGATTTGCCTCATCCAAAACCTTACTCCATATAA